In the Malus domestica chromosome 16, GDT2T_hap1 genome, one interval contains:
- the LOC103402575 gene encoding MLP-like protein 31: protein MAQIAKMEVQAEIKASADKFYEIFRSKGYLLPKMCPNVIKDLQVIQGDWGSVGSVKQWTYFAADNVSEVSRETVEAIDEKNKSVTFRTVGGELAKYYKSFKATVQVTPKVSGGCSSSSVKWTVEYEKLTEGVPVPHKYMDFLVLLTNNIDAHLLNNK from the exons ATGGCTCAAATAGCAAAGATGGAGGTCCAGGCTGAGATTAAAGCCAGTGCCGACAAGTTCTACGAAATCTTTCGTAGCAAAGGGTACCTGTTGCCCAAGATGTGCCCTAACGTCATAAAGGACCTTCAGGTCATCCAAGGTGATTGGGGCTCTGTGGGCTCAGTCAAGCAATGGACTTACTTTGCTGCAG ACAATGTTTCTgaggtttcaagagagacagTTGAAGCCATagatgagaaaaacaaatcagtGACTTTCCGAACAGTAGGAGGAGAGTTGGCGAAATACTACAAGAGTTTCAAGGCTACGGTTCAAGTCACACCAAAGGTTAGTGGGGGATGCAGCAGCTCATCCGTGAAATGGACCGTCGAGTATGAGAAGCTGACGGAGGGTGTTCCGGTTCCTCATAAGTACATGGACTTTTTGGTCCTTCTGACGAACAATATTGATGCCCACCTTctcaataataaataa
- the LOC103403209 gene encoding MLP-like protein 31: MALVGKLETEVEISTAADKFYKIFSGQMHLLPNICSDKIQGVELHEGDWETAGSVKHWDYTLDGSSLSVKETVEAIDEENKTVKFNVLDGEILKHYKSFRVTLKVTEKTTGGGSLVKWIIDYEKVKEEIPDPESYQDFAVKVTKDLEAHLLTE; the protein is encoded by the exons ATGGCTTTAGTTGGTAAGCTTGAGACGGAGGTAGAGATAAGTACAGCTGCTGATAAGTTCTACAAAATTTTCTCGGGCCAAATGCACCTGCTTCCTAACATCTGCTCTGACAAAATACAAGGGGTTGAGCTGCACGAAGGTGATTGGGAGACTGCGGGTTCTGTCAAGCATTGGGATTATACGTTGG ATGGGAGTTCGTTAAGTGTAAAGGAGACGGTTGAAGCGATAGATGAGGAAAACAAAACAGTGAAGTTCAACGTTCTGGATGGAGAAATCTTGAAGCATTATAAGAGCTTTAGGGTGACACTAAAAGTAACAGAAAAGACTACTGGAGGGGGCAGTTTGGTGAAATGGATAATTGACTATGAGAAGGTGAAGGAGGAAATCCCAGATCCAGAATCATATCAGGACTTTGCAGTGAAGGTCACCAAAGACCTTGAAGCTCATCTTCTCACTGAATGA